One Megalops cyprinoides isolate fMegCyp1 chromosome 23, fMegCyp1.pri, whole genome shotgun sequence genomic region harbors:
- the scaf11 gene encoding protein SCAF11 isoform X1: MTNETENGTGESGDGDAQGTPAPEPVRCPICLTPPEARDPAVPESCSHVFCLRCILKWAQTVPSCPVDRKRFNVVYKLDTILGAVKIPVKQLASLVGLQICCHNKRKETKGCISRRRAVEKTLEGNSHAKVKEDFVRKCKSRASKCNQESLDLRKKMGMDVCGPQILAPYTFCLDSAGETSATLTRCYAELLRVDIREPFVLQKQHRLELEEQPWLCPAAPMPASGLSLHPGSLSESLRSLSPQCTSAAGLHAGCFVFEVEDCIVTCARGGEKKTVRPSISKGSKNQTEDSAAKRSSWHSKAEDQPSPPSHHSSSDDSVTDSPTRQTPQPDLKVARGMNAKQVTKQQSPAKRRRQKASQEPYSSLEKFGAEELVEEEEGEEEKEETDEDSEFHISGHQNANSQSGTSKQHTNQEASHIAPPEHDTQQEVSCNIITDHNLPQATSSDISQQECEGVEDWAKSESDTSRGCDSEEMAVTQNKVPTFSPGQGHLKMPSSDEELRECPKVSPNREHAAAVELEKGAFSVEEDDMLSSGHQKLVEPERPSENIMSSSCDQLIVIDVDLMEATAEGAESQAQAEMEKPSQDSKPNTSAFSNGDRTESSGSVSDKFQNADSNVTILKWTPEMNHEEFPSEDNTDLVSMECDSPSSEFQELGPEQEGGSTRAACMTPQTAPVDPAVVTVPLQDKTEARPRKSRFHSPSTTWSPKRDSKREQHRSPSQDRNATPTSRHRSRTCSRERDNDRSRDRLRREGSRRNRSRDRRSRRRSRSRSRSRNRMFCRGSPPERAEPGRQSPHRRDRRANDAWRNNWGNDQSKSDDQDRLSGAFSKDVDDSDKRGPAAERSRGQNIDGMKEKCDLEGVGCSTGIASTSRWEESHGGWNSESRRDIGWGRGGPRDEPQQNRWQTRNSLSGIANSSGNESHSKFNEGQSASSASALLLSEVPVDRSGWSSASSRAVRRTLPADVQSYYSRRGRNSAGPGCGWNRQDEEMPAQDVPRGEPQATPRSEGSQLVPSIPQQPMAVLHFPMGAHAPPMSLQPPHFGVPPQVPAPVHPAMPLFQGLPPPPPPPPPLQQVDGRPARQAMTSIPGQGGNRFTAPSLASYTKVPGSAGHPSAPLPSSTTQHGAADRLSVSKDFTKVEACADSSKKEKKLQIQEKAIQEVKTAIKPFYQNKEITKDEYKEIVRKAVEKVCHSKSGEVNSGKVANLVKAYVEKYKHVRKNKSDVLSKC, from the exons ATGACCAATGAGACAGAGAATG GGACAGGTGAGAGTGGCGATGGTGATGCTCAAGGTACCCCTGCTCCAGAACCTGTCCGATGCCCCATCTGCTTGACCCCCCCGGAGGCTCGTGACCCAGCCGTCCCAGAGAGCTGCAGCCATGTGTTCTGTCTCCGCTGTATCCTAAAATGGGCCCAG ACAGTCCCCTCCTGCCCAGTGGACCGAAAGAGGTTCAATGTTGTTTACAAACTGGACACCATTCTGGGAGCAGTGAAG ATTCCTGTGAAGCAATTAGCTAGCCTAGTGGGACTTCAGATATGCTGCCACaacaagagaaaagaaactAAGGGCTGCATATCAAG GAGGAGGGCAGTTGAAAAGACACTGGAAGGGAATTCACATGCCAAAGTGAAAGAGgattttgtgagaaaat GTAAATCTCGTGCCTCTAAATGCAACCAGGAATCTTTGGATTTGAGGAAGAAAAtg GGGATGGATGTGTGTGGCCCTCAAATTCTGGCCCCCTACACCTTCTGCTTAGACTCAGCAGGAGAAACAAGTGCTACTCTGACTCGGTGCTA TGCAGAGCTTTTGCGTGTGGACATCAGGGAGCCCTTTGTcctgcagaaacagcacagactgGAGCTTGAGGAGCAGCCTTGGCTGTGTCCAGCAGCGCCCATGCCTGCCAgtggcctctctct CCACCCTGGTAGTCTCTCTGAGTCCCTGAGGTCCCTATCACCACAGTGTACCTCTGCAGCAGGATTACATGCAGGATGCTTTG tgtttgaGGTAGAGGACTGCATTGTTACCTGTGcaagaggaggggagaagaagACAGTGAGACCATCAATCTCCAAAGGGTCAAAGAATCAAACTGAGGATTCAGCAGCGAAGCGGTCTTCCTGGCATAGCAAGGCTGAGGATCAGCCCTCACCACCGTCACACCATTCATCCTCAGACGACTCTGTTACCGACTCCCCCACAAGACAGACTCCACAACCAGATCTGAAAGTAGCAAGGGGGATGAATGCAAAGCAGGTGACAAAGCAGCAGTCCCCTGCAAAGAGGAGACGACAAAAGGCCTCTCAGGAACCCTACAGCAGCCTGGAGAAGTTTGGAGCTGAGGAGCtggtagaggaagaggaaggggaggaagagaaggaggaaacTGATGAAGACTCTGAGTTTCACATCTCAGGGCACcaaaatgcaaattcacaaAGTGGTACCTCTAAACAGCACACAAATCAGGAAGCCAGCCACATCGCACCCCCTGAACACGACACCCAACAGGAAGTCAGCTGCAACATAATTACTGATCACAACTTGCCACAGGCAACCTCCAGTGACATTTCACAACAGGAATGCGAAGGGGTAGAAGACTGGGCAAAAAGTGAGAGTGACACCAGCAGGGGCTGTGACTCAGAGGAGATGGCAGTTACTCAAAACAAAGTTCCTACATTTTCACCAGGACAGGGCCATCTGAAGATGCCATCATCTGATGAAGAACTCCGGGAGTGCCCAAAAGTATCCCCTAACAGGGAGCATGCTGCAGCTGTGGAGCTGGAAAAAGGGGCCTTTTCTGTTGAAGAAGACGACATGCTCTCCTCTGGTCACCAAAAGTTAGTGGAGCCAGAGAGGCCCTCAGAAAACATTATGTCCTCAAGCTGTGACCAGCTAATAGTGATAGATGTGGATCTTATGGAGGCTACTGCTGAGGGGGCTGAATCCCAGGCTcaggcagagatggagaagcCCAGCCAAGACTCTAAGCCCAACACCTCTGCCTTCTCAAATGGTGACAGGACAGAGTCCAgtggaagtgtttctgacaaatttcaaaatgcagatTCAAATGTGACCATATTGAAGTGGACACCTGAAATGAACCATGAGGAGTTTCCCTCTGAGGACAACACAGACTTAGTCTCCATGGAATGTGACTCGCCCAGCAGCGAATTCCAAGAGCTGGGACCTGAACAGGAGGGTGGGAGCACCAGGGCTGCCTGCATGACCCCGCAGACAGCGCCTGTAGATCCTGCTGTGGTAACTGTCCCCCTGCAGGACAAGACAGAAGCCAGGCCACGCAAGTCTCGATTCCACTCCCCTTCCACAACGTGGTCCCCCAAGAGAGATTCAAAAAGGGAGCAGCATCGATCGCCGTCCCAGGACCGCAATGCCACCCCGACCTCCAGGCACAGGTCCAGGACCTGCAGCAGAGAACGTGACAATGACCGCAGCAGGGACAGGCTGAGGAGGGAGGGTTCCCGGAGGAACCGCAGCAGAGACCGGAGAAGCAGAAGGCGCTCTAGAAGCAGGTCTCGGTCCAGGAACAGAATGTTTTGCAGAGGCTCTCCACCAGAGCGAGCAGAGCCTGGCAGACAGTCTCCTCACAGGAGGGACAGACGTGCCAATGACGCATGGAGGAACAACTGGGGAAATGACCAGTCCAAAAGTGATGACCAGGACAGGCTAAGTGGTGCCTTCAGCAAGGATGTGGATGATTCTGACAAGAGAGGCCCAGCAGCGGAGAGAAGTAGAGGGCAGAACATCGATGGGATGAAAGAGAAATGTGATTTGGAGGGTGTGGGCTGTAGCACGGGGATTGCGAGCACTTCTCGATGGGAGGAAAGCCATGGGGGCTGGAATTCAGAAAGTCGGCGTGACATTGGCTGGGGACGCGGAGGCCCCAGGGACGAGCCACAGCAAAACCGATGGCAAACAAGGAATTCTCTCTCAGGGATAGCAAACAGCTCAGGGAACGAGTCTCACAGCAAGTTCAACGAGGGCCAGTCTGCGAGCTCTGCCTCTGccctcctcctgtctgaggTACCTGTGGATCGCTCAGGCTGGTCTTCAGCCTCTAGCCGCGCGGTACGCAGAACACTGCCCGCAGATGTACAGAGCTACTACTCCAGGAGGGGGCGGAACTCAGCCGGCCCAGGGTGTGGGTGGAACAGGCAGGACGAAGAGATGCCAGCACAAG ATGTACCCCGTGGTGAACCGCAAGCCACACCCCGCAGTGAGGGCTCCCAGCTGGTTCCCAGCATCCCAcagcagccaatggctgttctGCACTTCCCCATGGGGGCACACGCCCCTCCCATGAGCCTGCAGCCACCCCACTTTGGTGTGCCCCCTCAGGTTCCAGCGCCAGTACACCCTGCCATGCCACTTTTCCAGggcctgcccccacccccaccccctccgccACCCCTCCAACAGGTCGACGGCCGACCTGCACGG CAGGCAATGACCAGCATTCCTGGCCAAGGAGGCAACCGATTCACTGCTCCCTCTCTGGCAAGTTATACCAAAGTCCCAGGAAGTGCAGGTCACCCTTCTGCCCCACTCCCCTCCTCCACCACGCAGCATGGGGCTGCAGACAGACTCTCTGTCAGCAAAGACTTCACCAAAGTGGAGGCGTGTGCTGACAGCTCCAAGAAGGAGAAG AAGCTACAGATCCAGGAGAAAGCTATCCAGGAAGTAAAGACAGCCATTAAACCCTTTTACCAAAATAAGGAGATCACCAAGGACGAGTACAAAGAGATTGTGCGCAAAGCAGTGGAAAAG GTTTGCCACAGCAAGAGTGGAGAAGTGAATTCTGGGAAAGTGGCTAATTTGGTGAAGGCGTAtgttgaaaaatacaaacatgtgCGCAAGAATAAATCTGACGTTCTTAGCAAATGCTGA
- the scaf11 gene encoding protein SCAF11 isoform X2, translated as MTNETENGESGDGDAQGTPAPEPVRCPICLTPPEARDPAVPESCSHVFCLRCILKWAQTVPSCPVDRKRFNVVYKLDTILGAVKIPVKQLASLVGLQICCHNKRKETKGCISRRRAVEKTLEGNSHAKVKEDFVRKCKSRASKCNQESLDLRKKMGMDVCGPQILAPYTFCLDSAGETSATLTRCYAELLRVDIREPFVLQKQHRLELEEQPWLCPAAPMPASGLSLHPGSLSESLRSLSPQCTSAAGLHAGCFVFEVEDCIVTCARGGEKKTVRPSISKGSKNQTEDSAAKRSSWHSKAEDQPSPPSHHSSSDDSVTDSPTRQTPQPDLKVARGMNAKQVTKQQSPAKRRRQKASQEPYSSLEKFGAEELVEEEEGEEEKEETDEDSEFHISGHQNANSQSGTSKQHTNQEASHIAPPEHDTQQEVSCNIITDHNLPQATSSDISQQECEGVEDWAKSESDTSRGCDSEEMAVTQNKVPTFSPGQGHLKMPSSDEELRECPKVSPNREHAAAVELEKGAFSVEEDDMLSSGHQKLVEPERPSENIMSSSCDQLIVIDVDLMEATAEGAESQAQAEMEKPSQDSKPNTSAFSNGDRTESSGSVSDKFQNADSNVTILKWTPEMNHEEFPSEDNTDLVSMECDSPSSEFQELGPEQEGGSTRAACMTPQTAPVDPAVVTVPLQDKTEARPRKSRFHSPSTTWSPKRDSKREQHRSPSQDRNATPTSRHRSRTCSRERDNDRSRDRLRREGSRRNRSRDRRSRRRSRSRSRSRNRMFCRGSPPERAEPGRQSPHRRDRRANDAWRNNWGNDQSKSDDQDRLSGAFSKDVDDSDKRGPAAERSRGQNIDGMKEKCDLEGVGCSTGIASTSRWEESHGGWNSESRRDIGWGRGGPRDEPQQNRWQTRNSLSGIANSSGNESHSKFNEGQSASSASALLLSEVPVDRSGWSSASSRAVRRTLPADVQSYYSRRGRNSAGPGCGWNRQDEEMPAQDVPRGEPQATPRSEGSQLVPSIPQQPMAVLHFPMGAHAPPMSLQPPHFGVPPQVPAPVHPAMPLFQGLPPPPPPPPPLQQVDGRPARQAMTSIPGQGGNRFTAPSLASYTKVPGSAGHPSAPLPSSTTQHGAADRLSVSKDFTKVEACADSSKKEKKLQIQEKAIQEVKTAIKPFYQNKEITKDEYKEIVRKAVEKVCHSKSGEVNSGKVANLVKAYVEKYKHVRKNKSDVLSKC; from the exons ATGACCAATGAGACAGAGAATG GTGAGAGTGGCGATGGTGATGCTCAAGGTACCCCTGCTCCAGAACCTGTCCGATGCCCCATCTGCTTGACCCCCCCGGAGGCTCGTGACCCAGCCGTCCCAGAGAGCTGCAGCCATGTGTTCTGTCTCCGCTGTATCCTAAAATGGGCCCAG ACAGTCCCCTCCTGCCCAGTGGACCGAAAGAGGTTCAATGTTGTTTACAAACTGGACACCATTCTGGGAGCAGTGAAG ATTCCTGTGAAGCAATTAGCTAGCCTAGTGGGACTTCAGATATGCTGCCACaacaagagaaaagaaactAAGGGCTGCATATCAAG GAGGAGGGCAGTTGAAAAGACACTGGAAGGGAATTCACATGCCAAAGTGAAAGAGgattttgtgagaaaat GTAAATCTCGTGCCTCTAAATGCAACCAGGAATCTTTGGATTTGAGGAAGAAAAtg GGGATGGATGTGTGTGGCCCTCAAATTCTGGCCCCCTACACCTTCTGCTTAGACTCAGCAGGAGAAACAAGTGCTACTCTGACTCGGTGCTA TGCAGAGCTTTTGCGTGTGGACATCAGGGAGCCCTTTGTcctgcagaaacagcacagactgGAGCTTGAGGAGCAGCCTTGGCTGTGTCCAGCAGCGCCCATGCCTGCCAgtggcctctctct CCACCCTGGTAGTCTCTCTGAGTCCCTGAGGTCCCTATCACCACAGTGTACCTCTGCAGCAGGATTACATGCAGGATGCTTTG tgtttgaGGTAGAGGACTGCATTGTTACCTGTGcaagaggaggggagaagaagACAGTGAGACCATCAATCTCCAAAGGGTCAAAGAATCAAACTGAGGATTCAGCAGCGAAGCGGTCTTCCTGGCATAGCAAGGCTGAGGATCAGCCCTCACCACCGTCACACCATTCATCCTCAGACGACTCTGTTACCGACTCCCCCACAAGACAGACTCCACAACCAGATCTGAAAGTAGCAAGGGGGATGAATGCAAAGCAGGTGACAAAGCAGCAGTCCCCTGCAAAGAGGAGACGACAAAAGGCCTCTCAGGAACCCTACAGCAGCCTGGAGAAGTTTGGAGCTGAGGAGCtggtagaggaagaggaaggggaggaagagaaggaggaaacTGATGAAGACTCTGAGTTTCACATCTCAGGGCACcaaaatgcaaattcacaaAGTGGTACCTCTAAACAGCACACAAATCAGGAAGCCAGCCACATCGCACCCCCTGAACACGACACCCAACAGGAAGTCAGCTGCAACATAATTACTGATCACAACTTGCCACAGGCAACCTCCAGTGACATTTCACAACAGGAATGCGAAGGGGTAGAAGACTGGGCAAAAAGTGAGAGTGACACCAGCAGGGGCTGTGACTCAGAGGAGATGGCAGTTACTCAAAACAAAGTTCCTACATTTTCACCAGGACAGGGCCATCTGAAGATGCCATCATCTGATGAAGAACTCCGGGAGTGCCCAAAAGTATCCCCTAACAGGGAGCATGCTGCAGCTGTGGAGCTGGAAAAAGGGGCCTTTTCTGTTGAAGAAGACGACATGCTCTCCTCTGGTCACCAAAAGTTAGTGGAGCCAGAGAGGCCCTCAGAAAACATTATGTCCTCAAGCTGTGACCAGCTAATAGTGATAGATGTGGATCTTATGGAGGCTACTGCTGAGGGGGCTGAATCCCAGGCTcaggcagagatggagaagcCCAGCCAAGACTCTAAGCCCAACACCTCTGCCTTCTCAAATGGTGACAGGACAGAGTCCAgtggaagtgtttctgacaaatttcaaaatgcagatTCAAATGTGACCATATTGAAGTGGACACCTGAAATGAACCATGAGGAGTTTCCCTCTGAGGACAACACAGACTTAGTCTCCATGGAATGTGACTCGCCCAGCAGCGAATTCCAAGAGCTGGGACCTGAACAGGAGGGTGGGAGCACCAGGGCTGCCTGCATGACCCCGCAGACAGCGCCTGTAGATCCTGCTGTGGTAACTGTCCCCCTGCAGGACAAGACAGAAGCCAGGCCACGCAAGTCTCGATTCCACTCCCCTTCCACAACGTGGTCCCCCAAGAGAGATTCAAAAAGGGAGCAGCATCGATCGCCGTCCCAGGACCGCAATGCCACCCCGACCTCCAGGCACAGGTCCAGGACCTGCAGCAGAGAACGTGACAATGACCGCAGCAGGGACAGGCTGAGGAGGGAGGGTTCCCGGAGGAACCGCAGCAGAGACCGGAGAAGCAGAAGGCGCTCTAGAAGCAGGTCTCGGTCCAGGAACAGAATGTTTTGCAGAGGCTCTCCACCAGAGCGAGCAGAGCCTGGCAGACAGTCTCCTCACAGGAGGGACAGACGTGCCAATGACGCATGGAGGAACAACTGGGGAAATGACCAGTCCAAAAGTGATGACCAGGACAGGCTAAGTGGTGCCTTCAGCAAGGATGTGGATGATTCTGACAAGAGAGGCCCAGCAGCGGAGAGAAGTAGAGGGCAGAACATCGATGGGATGAAAGAGAAATGTGATTTGGAGGGTGTGGGCTGTAGCACGGGGATTGCGAGCACTTCTCGATGGGAGGAAAGCCATGGGGGCTGGAATTCAGAAAGTCGGCGTGACATTGGCTGGGGACGCGGAGGCCCCAGGGACGAGCCACAGCAAAACCGATGGCAAACAAGGAATTCTCTCTCAGGGATAGCAAACAGCTCAGGGAACGAGTCTCACAGCAAGTTCAACGAGGGCCAGTCTGCGAGCTCTGCCTCTGccctcctcctgtctgaggTACCTGTGGATCGCTCAGGCTGGTCTTCAGCCTCTAGCCGCGCGGTACGCAGAACACTGCCCGCAGATGTACAGAGCTACTACTCCAGGAGGGGGCGGAACTCAGCCGGCCCAGGGTGTGGGTGGAACAGGCAGGACGAAGAGATGCCAGCACAAG ATGTACCCCGTGGTGAACCGCAAGCCACACCCCGCAGTGAGGGCTCCCAGCTGGTTCCCAGCATCCCAcagcagccaatggctgttctGCACTTCCCCATGGGGGCACACGCCCCTCCCATGAGCCTGCAGCCACCCCACTTTGGTGTGCCCCCTCAGGTTCCAGCGCCAGTACACCCTGCCATGCCACTTTTCCAGggcctgcccccacccccaccccctccgccACCCCTCCAACAGGTCGACGGCCGACCTGCACGG CAGGCAATGACCAGCATTCCTGGCCAAGGAGGCAACCGATTCACTGCTCCCTCTCTGGCAAGTTATACCAAAGTCCCAGGAAGTGCAGGTCACCCTTCTGCCCCACTCCCCTCCTCCACCACGCAGCATGGGGCTGCAGACAGACTCTCTGTCAGCAAAGACTTCACCAAAGTGGAGGCGTGTGCTGACAGCTCCAAGAAGGAGAAG AAGCTACAGATCCAGGAGAAAGCTATCCAGGAAGTAAAGACAGCCATTAAACCCTTTTACCAAAATAAGGAGATCACCAAGGACGAGTACAAAGAGATTGTGCGCAAAGCAGTGGAAAAG GTTTGCCACAGCAAGAGTGGAGAAGTGAATTCTGGGAAAGTGGCTAATTTGGTGAAGGCGTAtgttgaaaaatacaaacatgtgCGCAAGAATAAATCTGACGTTCTTAGCAAATGCTGA
- the scaf11 gene encoding protein SCAF11 isoform X3: protein MTNETENEPVRCPICLTPPEARDPAVPESCSHVFCLRCILKWAQTVPSCPVDRKRFNVVYKLDTILGAVKIPVKQLASLVGLQICCHNKRKETKGCISRRRAVEKTLEGNSHAKVKEDFVRKCKSRASKCNQESLDLRKKMGMDVCGPQILAPYTFCLDSAGETSATLTRCYAELLRVDIREPFVLQKQHRLELEEQPWLCPAAPMPASGLSLHPGSLSESLRSLSPQCTSAAGLHAGCFVFEVEDCIVTCARGGEKKTVRPSISKGSKNQTEDSAAKRSSWHSKAEDQPSPPSHHSSSDDSVTDSPTRQTPQPDLKVARGMNAKQVTKQQSPAKRRRQKASQEPYSSLEKFGAEELVEEEEGEEEKEETDEDSEFHISGHQNANSQSGTSKQHTNQEASHIAPPEHDTQQEVSCNIITDHNLPQATSSDISQQECEGVEDWAKSESDTSRGCDSEEMAVTQNKVPTFSPGQGHLKMPSSDEELRECPKVSPNREHAAAVELEKGAFSVEEDDMLSSGHQKLVEPERPSENIMSSSCDQLIVIDVDLMEATAEGAESQAQAEMEKPSQDSKPNTSAFSNGDRTESSGSVSDKFQNADSNVTILKWTPEMNHEEFPSEDNTDLVSMECDSPSSEFQELGPEQEGGSTRAACMTPQTAPVDPAVVTVPLQDKTEARPRKSRFHSPSTTWSPKRDSKREQHRSPSQDRNATPTSRHRSRTCSRERDNDRSRDRLRREGSRRNRSRDRRSRRRSRSRSRSRNRMFCRGSPPERAEPGRQSPHRRDRRANDAWRNNWGNDQSKSDDQDRLSGAFSKDVDDSDKRGPAAERSRGQNIDGMKEKCDLEGVGCSTGIASTSRWEESHGGWNSESRRDIGWGRGGPRDEPQQNRWQTRNSLSGIANSSGNESHSKFNEGQSASSASALLLSEVPVDRSGWSSASSRAVRRTLPADVQSYYSRRGRNSAGPGCGWNRQDEEMPAQDVPRGEPQATPRSEGSQLVPSIPQQPMAVLHFPMGAHAPPMSLQPPHFGVPPQVPAPVHPAMPLFQGLPPPPPPPPPLQQVDGRPARQAMTSIPGQGGNRFTAPSLASYTKVPGSAGHPSAPLPSSTTQHGAADRLSVSKDFTKVEACADSSKKEKKLQIQEKAIQEVKTAIKPFYQNKEITKDEYKEIVRKAVEKVCHSKSGEVNSGKVANLVKAYVEKYKHVRKNKSDVLSKC from the exons ATGACCAATGAGACAGAGAATG AACCTGTCCGATGCCCCATCTGCTTGACCCCCCCGGAGGCTCGTGACCCAGCCGTCCCAGAGAGCTGCAGCCATGTGTTCTGTCTCCGCTGTATCCTAAAATGGGCCCAG ACAGTCCCCTCCTGCCCAGTGGACCGAAAGAGGTTCAATGTTGTTTACAAACTGGACACCATTCTGGGAGCAGTGAAG ATTCCTGTGAAGCAATTAGCTAGCCTAGTGGGACTTCAGATATGCTGCCACaacaagagaaaagaaactAAGGGCTGCATATCAAG GAGGAGGGCAGTTGAAAAGACACTGGAAGGGAATTCACATGCCAAAGTGAAAGAGgattttgtgagaaaat GTAAATCTCGTGCCTCTAAATGCAACCAGGAATCTTTGGATTTGAGGAAGAAAAtg GGGATGGATGTGTGTGGCCCTCAAATTCTGGCCCCCTACACCTTCTGCTTAGACTCAGCAGGAGAAACAAGTGCTACTCTGACTCGGTGCTA TGCAGAGCTTTTGCGTGTGGACATCAGGGAGCCCTTTGTcctgcagaaacagcacagactgGAGCTTGAGGAGCAGCCTTGGCTGTGTCCAGCAGCGCCCATGCCTGCCAgtggcctctctct CCACCCTGGTAGTCTCTCTGAGTCCCTGAGGTCCCTATCACCACAGTGTACCTCTGCAGCAGGATTACATGCAGGATGCTTTG tgtttgaGGTAGAGGACTGCATTGTTACCTGTGcaagaggaggggagaagaagACAGTGAGACCATCAATCTCCAAAGGGTCAAAGAATCAAACTGAGGATTCAGCAGCGAAGCGGTCTTCCTGGCATAGCAAGGCTGAGGATCAGCCCTCACCACCGTCACACCATTCATCCTCAGACGACTCTGTTACCGACTCCCCCACAAGACAGACTCCACAACCAGATCTGAAAGTAGCAAGGGGGATGAATGCAAAGCAGGTGACAAAGCAGCAGTCCCCTGCAAAGAGGAGACGACAAAAGGCCTCTCAGGAACCCTACAGCAGCCTGGAGAAGTTTGGAGCTGAGGAGCtggtagaggaagaggaaggggaggaagagaaggaggaaacTGATGAAGACTCTGAGTTTCACATCTCAGGGCACcaaaatgcaaattcacaaAGTGGTACCTCTAAACAGCACACAAATCAGGAAGCCAGCCACATCGCACCCCCTGAACACGACACCCAACAGGAAGTCAGCTGCAACATAATTACTGATCACAACTTGCCACAGGCAACCTCCAGTGACATTTCACAACAGGAATGCGAAGGGGTAGAAGACTGGGCAAAAAGTGAGAGTGACACCAGCAGGGGCTGTGACTCAGAGGAGATGGCAGTTACTCAAAACAAAGTTCCTACATTTTCACCAGGACAGGGCCATCTGAAGATGCCATCATCTGATGAAGAACTCCGGGAGTGCCCAAAAGTATCCCCTAACAGGGAGCATGCTGCAGCTGTGGAGCTGGAAAAAGGGGCCTTTTCTGTTGAAGAAGACGACATGCTCTCCTCTGGTCACCAAAAGTTAGTGGAGCCAGAGAGGCCCTCAGAAAACATTATGTCCTCAAGCTGTGACCAGCTAATAGTGATAGATGTGGATCTTATGGAGGCTACTGCTGAGGGGGCTGAATCCCAGGCTcaggcagagatggagaagcCCAGCCAAGACTCTAAGCCCAACACCTCTGCCTTCTCAAATGGTGACAGGACAGAGTCCAgtggaagtgtttctgacaaatttcaaaatgcagatTCAAATGTGACCATATTGAAGTGGACACCTGAAATGAACCATGAGGAGTTTCCCTCTGAGGACAACACAGACTTAGTCTCCATGGAATGTGACTCGCCCAGCAGCGAATTCCAAGAGCTGGGACCTGAACAGGAGGGTGGGAGCACCAGGGCTGCCTGCATGACCCCGCAGACAGCGCCTGTAGATCCTGCTGTGGTAACTGTCCCCCTGCAGGACAAGACAGAAGCCAGGCCACGCAAGTCTCGATTCCACTCCCCTTCCACAACGTGGTCCCCCAAGAGAGATTCAAAAAGGGAGCAGCATCGATCGCCGTCCCAGGACCGCAATGCCACCCCGACCTCCAGGCACAGGTCCAGGACCTGCAGCAGAGAACGTGACAATGACCGCAGCAGGGACAGGCTGAGGAGGGAGGGTTCCCGGAGGAACCGCAGCAGAGACCGGAGAAGCAGAAGGCGCTCTAGAAGCAGGTCTCGGTCCAGGAACAGAATGTTTTGCAGAGGCTCTCCACCAGAGCGAGCAGAGCCTGGCAGACAGTCTCCTCACAGGAGGGACAGACGTGCCAATGACGCATGGAGGAACAACTGGGGAAATGACCAGTCCAAAAGTGATGACCAGGACAGGCTAAGTGGTGCCTTCAGCAAGGATGTGGATGATTCTGACAAGAGAGGCCCAGCAGCGGAGAGAAGTAGAGGGCAGAACATCGATGGGATGAAAGAGAAATGTGATTTGGAGGGTGTGGGCTGTAGCACGGGGATTGCGAGCACTTCTCGATGGGAGGAAAGCCATGGGGGCTGGAATTCAGAAAGTCGGCGTGACATTGGCTGGGGACGCGGAGGCCCCAGGGACGAGCCACAGCAAAACCGATGGCAAACAAGGAATTCTCTCTCAGGGATAGCAAACAGCTCAGGGAACGAGTCTCACAGCAAGTTCAACGAGGGCCAGTCTGCGAGCTCTGCCTCTGccctcctcctgtctgaggTACCTGTGGATCGCTCAGGCTGGTCTTCAGCCTCTAGCCGCGCGGTACGCAGAACACTGCCCGCAGATGTACAGAGCTACTACTCCAGGAGGGGGCGGAACTCAGCCGGCCCAGGGTGTGGGTGGAACAGGCAGGACGAAGAGATGCCAGCACAAG ATGTACCCCGTGGTGAACCGCAAGCCACACCCCGCAGTGAGGGCTCCCAGCTGGTTCCCAGCATCCCAcagcagccaatggctgttctGCACTTCCCCATGGGGGCACACGCCCCTCCCATGAGCCTGCAGCCACCCCACTTTGGTGTGCCCCCTCAGGTTCCAGCGCCAGTACACCCTGCCATGCCACTTTTCCAGggcctgcccccacccccaccccctccgccACCCCTCCAACAGGTCGACGGCCGACCTGCACGG CAGGCAATGACCAGCATTCCTGGCCAAGGAGGCAACCGATTCACTGCTCCCTCTCTGGCAAGTTATACCAAAGTCCCAGGAAGTGCAGGTCACCCTTCTGCCCCACTCCCCTCCTCCACCACGCAGCATGGGGCTGCAGACAGACTCTCTGTCAGCAAAGACTTCACCAAAGTGGAGGCGTGTGCTGACAGCTCCAAGAAGGAGAAG AAGCTACAGATCCAGGAGAAAGCTATCCAGGAAGTAAAGACAGCCATTAAACCCTTTTACCAAAATAAGGAGATCACCAAGGACGAGTACAAAGAGATTGTGCGCAAAGCAGTGGAAAAG GTTTGCCACAGCAAGAGTGGAGAAGTGAATTCTGGGAAAGTGGCTAATTTGGTGAAGGCGTAtgttgaaaaatacaaacatgtgCGCAAGAATAAATCTGACGTTCTTAGCAAATGCTGA